From Chloracidobacterium thermophilum B:
AATGTAGTGCCCCTTGCGCTGGCGTGCCTGTTCGATGCGATTGGGTGTCAGGTCGGCGTCAGCGAGAAAACCGGGCATGGGTCAATGTTCAGGATGTGGCCGCCGCGTCACGGCTGGCCGGCGCTTCGGCCATGAGCCGTTGCCCGGTGGCGCGGAGGCGGGCACAGGAACGCTCGCGGCCAATGAGGACAAAGACCTCAAACATGCTTGGCCCTACACTTTGTCCCGTGAGCGCCACCCGCGCCGCGTTGATGAACAACCCGGCCTTGACTTCCCGGGCCGCAGCAAAGTCCCGGAGCGCCGCTTCGACCGCTTCTGCCGTCCAGTCCGGGAGCGGTTCGAGCGTGTCGGCCAGTTCCGGCAGCCACGTTGCCAGGCGGGGGTCACGCAGGTTTTTCCGGGCAGCTTCCGGGTCAATGTCGAAGGTGTCGTCAAAGTACGCCCGCCCGTAGGTGGTGAAGTCCACCAGCGTGCGGAAACGCTCACGAATGACATCCACCGTACGGGCAAACCACGCCTGCCCGTCACCGGTAGCAAAGGCAGGCTTCCAGAGTCCGGCCGTCTCAAGCTGCGCCTGCACCATGGGGAGCAACCGGTCGAGCGGCAGAGTACGGAGATATTCTGCGTTGAGCCACAGGGCTTTCGGGTCGGTGAACTGCCGTGGGTCGGCCAGCGGCTGGTCCGCTGGCGGAAGGTTGAAAATCCCGTTGGTGCGGCTCACCTGGGCAAAATCAAAGGCGGCGATCATGTCCTCCCGCGAGAGGATTTCCCGGTTGTCACCGGGGGACCATCCGATCAGGGCAATAGCATTGAGAAAGGCGTCCGGGATGAAGCCCTGCGCCTGATAGAACTGCACCGTCGCCCGTTCGCCATGCTTGCGTTTGGAGAGTTTGGCGCGTTTGCCATCCAGAATGAGCGGCAGGTGCGCAAAGGTGGGTTCCGGGACGCCCAGCGCCCGGTAGATGAGCAGTTGTTTGGGGGTGTTGGCAAGGCCGTCCTGCCCACGTATAACGTGCGTCACCCGTTCGGCAATGTCATCGGCCGCGTTGCTGAGAATGTAGAGCGGTGAGCCGTCCGAACGGAGCAGGGCAAAGTCCTCGATGTCGGCATAGCGCTTGGTCTGCTCCCCGTGAACCAGATCGTGGAACGTCACGGCGCCGTCCGTCCGGGGGACGCGGAACCGCACGACATAGGGTATTCCCTGGGCCGTGAGCTGCGCCTCTTCTGCGGGGGACAGGATGCGGCCGCGAAACACAAAGGGCTGTTTGGCTGCCTCGGCCGCCTGCCGCATCGCTTCCAGTTCCTCTTTGGTTTCGTAGGACTTGTAGGCATGGCCGGCCGCGAGCAGGTGTTCGGCAAGCTGGCGGTGGGCTGCCAGCCGTTCGGACTGGTAAAAGGGACCTTCGTCCCAATCGAGGCCCAGCCAGCGCAGCCCGTCCAGAATGGTCGCCACGGCTTCCGGCGTGGAACGCTCGCGGTCCGTGTCTTCAATCCGCAAAATGAATGTACCGTGGTGTTTACGGGCAAACAGCCAGTTAAAGAGCGCCGTGCGCGCCCCGCCGATATGCAGGTAGCCAGTCGGAGAAGGCGCGAAGCGGACGCGGATGCCTGAGTTCATCAGAGGTTGGTGTCCTGTGGGCGTGAAGTTCCGGCGTCGGGCGACCGGTCGGCCAAGTCTTAGCAAAACATCCGGCCGTTCGTCACGTCCGACGGTCTATGAACGACCGGGCTGGCAACTGGGACCCCACGGCCCGCCAGGT
This genomic window contains:
- the gltX gene encoding glutamate--tRNA ligase; this encodes MNSGIRVRFAPSPTGYLHIGGARTALFNWLFARKHHGTFILRIEDTDRERSTPEAVATILDGLRWLGLDWDEGPFYQSERLAAHRQLAEHLLAAGHAYKSYETKEELEAMRQAAEAAKQPFVFRGRILSPAEEAQLTAQGIPYVVRFRVPRTDGAVTFHDLVHGEQTKRYADIEDFALLRSDGSPLYILSNAADDIAERVTHVIRGQDGLANTPKQLLIYRALGVPEPTFAHLPLILDGKRAKLSKRKHGERATVQFYQAQGFIPDAFLNAIALIGWSPGDNREILSREDMIAAFDFAQVSRTNGIFNLPPADQPLADPRQFTDPKALWLNAEYLRTLPLDRLLPMVQAQLETAGLWKPAFATGDGQAWFARTVDVIRERFRTLVDFTTYGRAYFDDTFDIDPEAARKNLRDPRLATWLPELADTLEPLPDWTAEAVEAALRDFAAAREVKAGLFINAARVALTGQSVGPSMFEVFVLIGRERSCARLRATGQRLMAEAPASRDAAATS